One segment of Rubripirellula amarantea DNA contains the following:
- a CDS encoding ArnT family glycosyltransferase produces the protein MSEQSRHTEQRTRNCDWLKLLLIAVCVVQITFLVVSAYRSSPVRDEFGHFYAGLQYWKHRDIETFNVNPPLIRAIGTLPAYLLWNDVPIIDSERRTGVGEQERTSADHVARGRFEFDDGHQLFARYPEEFQRHLFLGRLLVGSFAVMGTLTLFYWGSICFGKPGGLLAATLWAFQPEIIAHGSLITNDVPVAASMLIACFLFAAWCRTPTWARSIAGGFSLGFATLCKFTALLLWPFFLVFAIYVVVGNRHGRSTVILQSLLAVAVSLGTIAVPYRFEGVGKPIGEVCFLTDQPIGTTWEQTPPRYRERWFANLPMPVPQEFVVGMDRQQYDFETGLGGYAAGTLSGTGWWWFYLYAMLVKLPTGTWLAMTASAVCIYMQSNRKLAVIAKIDVALVGVIAFAMLQITAYKSGFAQQHRYIFPFYPFAFFLTASALRIVDWTSWYAKLTWTGAGLTVVACIGATPHWLGFFNLPSGGSRDGYKHLFNDATDWGQDCYLVRQWLEQHPEIRPVNIVSINGFNSQTPESMGLPDHVTISQDAQRWTVMSKHDLVGAKGIQYIHREPTYEIGVSHFVYEN, from the coding sequence ATGAGTGAACAGTCTCGTCATACTGAGCAGCGGACCAGAAACTGCGATTGGTTAAAGTTGCTGTTGATCGCCGTCTGTGTCGTTCAAATTACCTTTCTAGTCGTATCCGCTTATCGAAGTTCTCCGGTGCGAGATGAGTTTGGTCATTTCTATGCGGGCTTGCAGTACTGGAAGCACCGCGACATCGAAACCTTCAATGTCAATCCGCCATTGATACGTGCCATCGGAACTCTGCCTGCTTATCTCCTTTGGAATGATGTGCCAATTATTGATTCGGAGCGCCGAACCGGCGTGGGGGAACAAGAGCGGACATCAGCAGATCACGTTGCTCGCGGCCGTTTTGAGTTTGACGATGGCCATCAGTTGTTCGCTCGATATCCGGAAGAATTTCAACGACACCTGTTTCTCGGACGCTTGCTGGTTGGCTCGTTTGCGGTGATGGGTACCCTGACGTTGTTTTATTGGGGGTCCATTTGTTTTGGTAAACCCGGTGGCCTGTTGGCCGCGACGTTATGGGCGTTCCAACCCGAAATTATCGCTCATGGATCACTGATCACTAACGATGTCCCTGTCGCGGCCAGCATGTTGATTGCTTGCTTTCTGTTTGCAGCCTGGTGCCGCACACCAACGTGGGCTCGCTCGATTGCAGGTGGCTTCTCGCTCGGCTTCGCTACGCTATGCAAATTCACCGCTCTATTGTTGTGGCCGTTCTTCTTGGTATTCGCGATCTATGTGGTCGTAGGTAATCGGCATGGGCGATCTACAGTCATTCTGCAATCACTGTTAGCGGTCGCGGTTTCGCTGGGGACGATTGCGGTGCCATATCGTTTCGAGGGCGTCGGCAAACCAATTGGCGAAGTTTGTTTTTTAACCGACCAACCCATCGGCACAACTTGGGAGCAAACTCCACCACGATATCGAGAACGTTGGTTTGCTAACTTACCAATGCCCGTACCTCAAGAATTTGTCGTGGGGATGGATCGCCAACAGTATGACTTTGAAACGGGCTTAGGAGGCTACGCCGCTGGCACGCTATCGGGCACCGGGTGGTGGTGGTTCTATCTCTACGCAATGCTTGTCAAGTTGCCGACGGGAACGTGGCTCGCAATGACTGCGAGCGCTGTTTGTATTTACATGCAAAGCAACCGCAAGCTCGCCGTGATCGCAAAGATTGACGTGGCGTTGGTAGGTGTGATTGCATTTGCGATGCTACAGATCACCGCCTACAAAAGCGGGTTTGCCCAACAACATCGCTACATTTTCCCATTCTACCCATTCGCTTTTTTCCTTACTGCGTCTGCGCTTCGGATCGTCGATTGGACGTCGTGGTATGCCAAGTTGACTTGGACGGGTGCTGGCTTGACAGTGGTCGCCTGCATCGGGGCCACACCGCATTGGCTGGGGTTCTTCAATCTTCCATCAGGCGGTTCGCGCGATGGCTATAAGCATCTCTTTAATGACGCAACCGACTGGGGGCAGGACTGCTATTTAGTAAGGCAATGGCTTGAACAGCACCCCGAAATCCGCCCCGTCAACATTGTGTCAATCAATGGGTTCAATTCTCAGACGCCCGAATCAATGGGCTTGCCCGATCACGTGACCATCAGCCAGGACGCCCAGCGATGGACCGTGATGAGCAAGCATGACCTCGTAGGGGCAAAGGGAATCCAGTACATCCACCGCGAGCCAACATACGAAATTGGTGTAAGTCACTTTGTCTACGAAAACTGA
- a CDS encoding DUF1559 family PulG-like putative transporter — translation MQGIQIREEQSRQSRCGFTVIELLICIAIVGLLLSLMSSALQNSREAARRTQCLNNVRQLTLGLQLHLNKLRSFPTNGGPSEDSKIRASDGSMVTIGTYDNNSNEQFWWGVGLPGAKPHDQTGSWAYAILPSIEQPSSYETMEVESAGPLFRCPSRSRTDPTVVTTDEFGDYTTAGRAWAQTDYAGNRYVMLQKPDALRDSAILDGLSQTIALGEKAFDPVVHAATTWHHDEPIFSGGSHGTVRGGVIIEPDAPGISFVNNWGSPHPAGAIFSRFDGSVEMVSSQIDVELIRGLLFPHDSIVP, via the coding sequence ATGCAAGGCATTCAAATACGCGAAGAACAGTCAAGGCAATCTCGCTGCGGATTTACAGTGATTGAGTTGTTGATTTGCATTGCGATCGTCGGTTTGCTCTTGTCGCTGATGAGCAGTGCATTGCAGAACTCTCGTGAAGCTGCACGTCGGACTCAGTGCCTCAACAATGTTCGGCAGTTGACTCTTGGCCTCCAACTACACCTCAACAAACTGAGGTCGTTTCCCACGAACGGTGGCCCTTCGGAAGACAGCAAAATTCGTGCTAGCGATGGGTCCATGGTCACTATCGGTACGTACGACAATAACAGCAACGAACAATTCTGGTGGGGCGTTGGATTGCCTGGTGCGAAGCCTCATGATCAAACAGGAAGCTGGGCGTATGCGATCCTACCGTCGATCGAACAACCAAGCTCTTATGAGACGATGGAAGTCGAGTCGGCAGGTCCGCTGTTCCGTTGCCCCAGCCGAAGTCGAACCGACCCCACGGTAGTGACGACTGACGAGTTTGGTGACTACACCACCGCCGGACGGGCATGGGCGCAGACCGACTACGCGGGCAACCGATATGTCATGCTGCAGAAGCCAGATGCATTGCGAGATTCAGCCATCTTGGATGGGCTAAGTCAAACAATCGCGCTAGGTGAAAAAGCATTCGATCCGGTTGTGCATGCAGCCACAACATGGCATCACGACGAACCTATCTTTTCAGGCGGCAGTCATGGAACAGTCCGTGGAGGCGTCATCATCGAACCCGATGCACCGGGCATTAGTTTCGTAAACAATTGGGGTTCGCCCCATCCCGCCGGAGCGATATTTAGCCGCTTCGACGGATCGGTGGAGATGGTGTCGTCCCAAATCGATGTCGAACTAATTCGCGGCTTGCTCTTTCCGCATGATTCCATAGTGCCCTAA